A portion of the Corynebacterium occultum genome contains these proteins:
- a CDS encoding ubiquitin-like protein Pup codes for MAANPQAQVNSGGSGEDDNEDFNLSGGQAQIDNTGTDDLLDEIDSLLESNAEEFVRSYVQKGGQ; via the coding sequence ATGGCAGCAAATCCCCAGGCCCAGGTCAACAGCGGTGGCTCCGGCGAGGATGACAACGAAGACTTCAACCTCTCCGGCGGTCAGGCCCAGATCGACAACACCGGCACCGATGATCTCCTCGATGAAATCGACAGCCTGCTCGAGTCCAACGCCGAAGAGTTCGTCCGCTCTTACGTTCAGAAGGGTGGACAGTAG
- the dop gene encoding depupylase/deamidase Dop — protein sequence MARFMGTETEYGISTPEDPYLSQIITSTHAVVAFAAVNTGARTRWDFENEAPLKDTRGFDLRRYRTVPVVDPNAMGVANVVIDNGARFYVDHAHPEYASPECDNAWDAMIWDAAGDVVMNQAVADVAELTQQGISILDKHDPCPPLKIYKNNVDGKGASYGSHENYQYSRKTDFEVMSQGLIPFFVTRQVIIGAGRIGLGEAGDTPGFQISQRADYFYQELSLETTLNRGIINTRDEPHANAVHFRRMHTIIGDANMSQTANFLKLGMTKLVMDAIEKGVDFSDLKLSTPVEDLRTISRDLSLNVKIKLVDGRELSALEILGIYRERVSATDEVDEKVIALWGEVLDLLAEDPLKTAHLLDWTAKWSLIKSYLDRGADISDPKLALIDLQYSDIDPAKSLYHALVRKGRMKTLVSQEEIDFAAKNPPKNSRAYFRGRVVSRFGESITAVSWQTMVLNLGEASAKISLSEVDGMNREVAGDLVENAETVAELVAGLSEHGVHVEGIRTQHNLQGEINKPHLH from the coding sequence ATGGCACGATTTATGGGCACTGAGACTGAGTACGGAATATCCACCCCCGAGGACCCCTACCTCAGTCAGATCATCACCTCCACTCACGCAGTGGTGGCCTTCGCGGCGGTCAACACCGGGGCACGCACCCGCTGGGACTTCGAGAATGAGGCACCCCTGAAGGACACCCGTGGTTTCGACCTGCGTCGCTACCGCACCGTCCCCGTCGTCGACCCCAACGCGATGGGGGTGGCCAATGTCGTCATCGACAATGGCGCACGCTTCTACGTCGACCACGCCCACCCAGAGTACGCCTCCCCGGAGTGCGACAACGCCTGGGACGCGATGATCTGGGACGCTGCCGGCGATGTGGTCATGAACCAGGCCGTCGCCGATGTCGCAGAGCTGACCCAGCAGGGGATCTCCATCCTGGACAAGCATGATCCCTGCCCGCCGCTGAAGATCTACAAGAACAACGTCGACGGCAAGGGTGCCTCCTACGGCTCCCATGAGAACTACCAGTACAGCCGCAAAACCGACTTCGAGGTCATGTCCCAGGGGCTGATCCCCTTCTTCGTCACTCGTCAGGTGATCATTGGGGCCGGCCGCATCGGACTGGGGGAGGCCGGTGACACCCCGGGTTTCCAGATCTCCCAACGCGCCGACTACTTCTACCAGGAGCTCTCCCTGGAGACCACCCTCAATCGTGGCATCATCAACACCCGCGATGAGCCGCACGCCAATGCCGTCCATTTCCGCCGCATGCACACCATCATCGGTGATGCGAACATGTCCCAGACCGCCAACTTCCTCAAGCTGGGCATGACCAAACTGGTCATGGACGCCATCGAGAAGGGCGTGGACTTCTCCGACCTGAAACTCTCGACTCCGGTGGAGGACCTGCGGACCATCTCCCGGGACCTCAGCCTGAACGTCAAGATCAAGCTTGTCGACGGCCGGGAACTCAGTGCTCTGGAGATCCTCGGCATCTACCGGGAGCGCGTCAGCGCCACCGATGAGGTCGACGAGAAGGTCATCGCCCTGTGGGGCGAGGTTCTGGACCTGCTCGCCGAGGACCCGCTGAAGACCGCCCACCTGCTGGACTGGACCGCCAAGTGGTCCCTGATCAAGTCCTACCTGGACCGCGGTGCGGACATCTCCGACCCCAAGCTGGCCCTGATCGACCTGCAGTACAGCGATATCGATCCGGCCAAGAGTCTCTACCACGCCCTGGTGCGCAAGGGCCGCATGAAGACCCTGGTCTCCCAGGAGGAGATCGACTTCGCCGCGAAGAATCCGCCGAAAAATTCCCGCGCCTACTTCCGTGGTCGGGTGGTCTCCCGCTTCGGTGAGTCCATCACCGCCGTCAGCTGGCAGACCATGGTGCTCAACCTCGGTGAAGCCTCAGCCAAGATCTCCCTCAGCGAGGTCGACGGCATGAACCGCGAGGTGGCCGGGGATCTGGTGGAAAACGCCGAAACCGTGGCGGAGCTGGTGGCAGGCCTCAGCGAACACGGTGTTCACGTGGAGGGGATCCGCACCCAGCACAATTTGCAGGGTGAGATCAACAAGCCTCACCTGCACTAG
- the arc gene encoding proteasome ATPase, translating into MKPTETFSPEPADLQRELKTLTARNAKLAQLLTASKKKLQELNAQIDALAEPASTYGIFLKSSGFGNDAEVFANGRQMRLKVSPNMDRSQLSPGSLVRLGDGSLVVEACGYPDTGNIATLTERIGTQRALVADHNGEERLVHLAAPIAAVARAGDTLLVEPRAGMALERVPKTEISSLSLEEVPDITYSDIGGLDNQIEQIHDAVELPFAHPELYAAYELSPPKGVLLYGPPGCGKTLIAKAVANSLATRVGDGSPSWFLNVKGPELLNKFVGETERRIRLIFERARELASAGRPVIIFFDEMESIFRTRGSGVSSDMETTVVPQLLTEMDGVEGLRNVIIIGATNREELIDPALLRPGRLDVKIRVERPDRAGSRDIFTRYLTSSIPLATPAEELIDAAVEKLFTPRPYVELDLADGTRQVLHYSDFVSGAMIANVVDRAKKLAIKDQIAGVSDAGVSIRHIEEAIEMEQSESEDLPNTANPDEWSRISGRQGQMVIAARVLR; encoded by the coding sequence ATGAAGCCCACCGAGACATTTTCGCCTGAGCCCGCTGACCTTCAGCGGGAGCTGAAGACCCTGACCGCACGCAACGCCAAGCTGGCACAGCTGCTTACCGCCTCGAAGAAGAAGCTCCAGGAGCTCAATGCCCAGATTGATGCCCTGGCGGAGCCAGCCTCCACCTACGGTATCTTCCTGAAGAGCTCCGGTTTCGGCAATGATGCCGAGGTCTTCGCCAATGGCCGACAGATGCGGCTGAAGGTCTCCCCGAACATGGACCGTTCCCAACTGAGTCCCGGTTCCCTGGTCCGGTTGGGAGACGGCTCCCTGGTGGTGGAGGCCTGTGGTTATCCGGACACCGGAAATATCGCCACCCTGACTGAGCGGATCGGTACCCAGCGTGCTCTGGTTGCCGACCACAACGGGGAGGAACGCCTGGTGCACCTGGCAGCCCCCATCGCCGCGGTGGCCCGGGCAGGGGACACCCTGCTGGTTGAACCCCGGGCCGGCATGGCCCTGGAACGTGTCCCCAAAACCGAGATCTCCAGTCTCTCGCTGGAGGAGGTCCCGGACATCACCTACTCCGATATCGGCGGACTGGACAACCAGATCGAGCAGATCCACGATGCGGTGGAGCTGCCTTTCGCCCATCCGGAGCTCTATGCGGCCTATGAACTCTCCCCGCCGAAGGGTGTGCTTCTTTATGGCCCTCCCGGTTGCGGTAAGACCTTGATCGCCAAGGCGGTGGCCAACTCCCTGGCCACCCGTGTCGGTGATGGTTCCCCCTCCTGGTTCCTCAACGTCAAGGGCCCGGAGCTGCTGAATAAATTTGTCGGCGAAACCGAACGCCGCATCCGTCTGATCTTCGAACGTGCCCGGGAGCTGGCTTCCGCGGGCCGCCCGGTGATCATCTTCTTCGATGAGATGGAGTCCATCTTCCGCACCCGTGGCTCCGGGGTCAGCTCCGACATGGAGACCACCGTGGTGCCGCAGCTGTTAACCGAGATGGATGGTGTGGAGGGGCTGCGCAACGTCATCATCATCGGTGCCACCAACCGTGAGGAACTGATTGATCCGGCGCTGCTGCGCCCGGGTCGACTGGATGTGAAGATCCGGGTGGAACGCCCGGATCGGGCAGGCTCGAGGGATATCTTCACCCGTTATCTGACATCTTCGATCCCCCTGGCCACCCCCGCCGAGGAGCTCATCGACGCGGCCGTCGAGAAGCTTTTCACCCCCCGACCCTATGTGGAGCTGGACCTGGCGGACGGCACCCGGCAGGTGCTGCACTACTCGGACTTCGTCTCCGGTGCGATGATCGCAAATGTCGTGGACAGAGCGAAAAAGCTCGCCATCAAAGACCAGATCGCAGGGGTCTCCGATGCTGGTGTGAGCATCCGGCACATCGAGGAGGCCATCGAGATGGAGCAGTCCGAATCCGAGGATCTGCCCAACACCGCCAACCCGGATGAGTGGAGCCGCATCTCCGGACGACAGGGGCAGATGGTGATCGCAGCTCGCGTTCTTCGCTAA
- a CDS encoding tRNA (adenine-N1)-methyltransferase, translating to MAYSGPFQPGDRVQLTDAKRRHFTIVLEEGGQYHTHKGGILHDDIIGKDEGTVVRSSGAGDYLCFRHLMVDHVLSMPRGAAVIYPKDTAQILIEGDIFPGARVLEAGAGSGALSMALLRAVGEKGELISYEIREDHLEYAEANVDEFFGGRPPNWTPRLGDLKEVTSEDTDGPVDRIILDMLEPWECLPVVRDLLIPGGVFMTYVATVPQLMKVMEGIRELQCFTEPKAWESLVREWKVEGLATRPEHRMNAHTAFLIWTRRLADGVTPPRPQRRARK from the coding sequence ATGGCATACTCCGGCCCCTTCCAACCCGGTGACCGAGTCCAGTTGACCGACGCCAAGCGCCGACACTTCACCATCGTCTTGGAGGAGGGCGGGCAGTACCACACCCATAAGGGCGGGATCCTGCACGATGACATCATCGGCAAGGACGAAGGCACCGTGGTTCGCTCCTCCGGGGCGGGCGACTATCTCTGTTTCCGTCACCTGATGGTCGACCATGTGCTGTCCATGCCGCGTGGCGCCGCGGTGATCTACCCCAAGGACACCGCCCAGATCCTCATCGAAGGCGATATCTTCCCCGGCGCCCGCGTCCTGGAGGCCGGGGCTGGTTCCGGCGCCCTGTCCATGGCGCTGCTGCGCGCGGTGGGGGAGAAGGGCGAACTGATCTCCTATGAGATCCGCGAGGATCACCTGGAGTACGCCGAAGCCAATGTCGATGAGTTCTTCGGTGGCCGCCCCCCGAACTGGACCCCCCGACTGGGTGACCTCAAGGAGGTGACCAGCGAGGACACCGATGGGCCGGTGGACCGTATCATCCTCGACATGCTCGAGCCCTGGGAATGTCTGCCGGTGGTCCGTGATCTGCTGATTCCGGGTGGTGTTTTCATGACCTACGTGGCCACCGTGCCACAGCTGATGAAGGTCATGGAAGGTATTCGTGAGCTGCAGTGTTTCACCGAGCCCAAAGCCTGGGAATCACTGGTGCGGGAATGGAAGGTGGAGGGCCTGGCCACCCGCCCGGAGCACCGCATGAATGCCCACACCGCCTTCCTGATCTGGACCCGTCGTCTGGCCGATGGGGTTACCCCGCCCCGCCCGCAGCGGCGCGCACGCAAGTAG
- a CDS encoding M18 family aminopeptidase: MNETRDFLDFLAASPSSHHAAAEVASRLIVAGFQTQDPTSPWDATPGGHVMVRGGAVMAWWVPEDATPDSGFRILGSHTDSPGFTLKPTPEFNSAGWQQAGVEVYGGPILASWLDRELSLAGRVVLADGSHRLVDTGPILRIPHLAVHLDRSTELKLDRQQHMQPVYAVGSPELSLMDAIATAAGVAADDIMAHNLITVDTQPGAVFGVGGDFLAAGRLDNLSSVYTTLQALLRAIRSGDTGNDVLVLAAFDHEEVGSASTTGAAGPILEDVLVRTATALGAGPEELRQMYARSSCVSADAAHSVHPNHVGKHDPNHHPLLGGGPVLKVNGNQRYASDAATSGMWQLACQAAGVPSQTFVGNNSVPCGSTIGPVTATRLGIDTVDVGVPLLSMHSARELAGVQDLLWFSQALEAYLINH, translated from the coding sequence ATGAATGAAACCCGTGATTTCCTCGACTTTCTGGCCGCCTCACCCAGCTCCCACCATGCGGCAGCGGAAGTTGCCTCCCGCCTGATCGTCGCTGGCTTTCAGACCCAGGACCCCACCAGCCCCTGGGATGCCACCCCGGGTGGGCATGTGATGGTCCGTGGTGGGGCAGTGATGGCCTGGTGGGTTCCGGAGGACGCCACCCCGGATTCTGGCTTCCGGATCCTCGGTTCCCACACCGACTCACCTGGTTTCACGCTCAAGCCCACCCCGGAATTCAATTCCGCCGGCTGGCAGCAGGCCGGCGTGGAGGTCTACGGCGGGCCGATCCTGGCCTCTTGGCTGGATCGTGAACTGAGCCTGGCTGGTCGCGTGGTGTTGGCGGACGGATCCCACCGCCTGGTGGATACCGGGCCGATCCTGAGGATCCCGCACCTGGCGGTCCACCTGGACCGCAGCACCGAACTCAAGCTCGACCGTCAGCAGCACATGCAACCGGTTTATGCGGTGGGTTCCCCGGAGCTTTCCCTGATGGATGCCATCGCCACCGCCGCCGGGGTGGCCGCCGATGACATCATGGCCCATAACCTGATCACCGTGGACACCCAGCCGGGTGCCGTTTTCGGGGTCGGGGGAGACTTCCTGGCTGCCGGTCGCCTGGACAACCTCAGTTCCGTCTATACCACCCTGCAGGCGCTGCTCCGGGCCATCCGCTCCGGGGACACTGGAAACGATGTGCTGGTTCTGGCCGCCTTCGACCATGAGGAGGTGGGTTCCGCCTCCACCACCGGTGCCGCCGGACCCATCCTGGAGGATGTGCTGGTGCGTACCGCCACCGCCCTGGGGGCAGGTCCGGAGGAGCTGCGCCAGATGTATGCCCGTTCCTCCTGTGTGTCGGCGGATGCCGCGCATTCGGTGCACCCCAACCATGTGGGTAAGCATGATCCGAACCACCACCCGCTGTTGGGTGGGGGCCCGGTGCTCAAGGTCAACGGCAATCAGCGCTACGCCTCCGATGCCGCCACCTCCGGCATGTGGCAGCTGGCCTGCCAGGCCGCCGGGGTGCCTTCCCAGACCTTTGTGGGCAATAATTCTGTGCCCTGTGGTTCGACCATCGGTCCGGTCACCGCCACCCGCCTCGGTATCGATACCGTCGATGTCGGTGTGCCACTGCTGTCCATGCATTCGGCCCGTGAATTAGCCGGGGTACAGGACCTGCTGTGGTTCTCGCAGGCTCTTGAGGCATACTTGATCAATCATTAA
- a CDS encoding RecB family exonuclease, whose protein sequence is MSDLFEAADVPSPEPVVKPRKPRPLALSPSRASDYQQCPLLYRLRSIDRLPEPKTVPQVKGNLVHAVLEEMHERPRTEREYPGAVKRLKPLWEQMCAKDGELLELVPEAELHDFLVDCRSLLRGYFQMENPQGFDAHKVEMYVDTVLPNGVPVRGFIDRVDIAPTGEVRVVDYKTGKKPLPRYSHSATFQMKFYALVYWRLFETIPAQLRLMYLKVMDSMFLAPSREELEYFERDLGELWAKIEGDGRSGDFRPKTSKLCDWCSFQELCPAFDGTPPEYPGWPGSTADK, encoded by the coding sequence ATGAGTGATCTTTTTGAAGCTGCTGATGTTCCTTCTCCTGAGCCGGTTGTTAAGCCGAGGAAGCCGAGGCCGTTGGCGTTGTCGCCTTCCCGGGCTTCTGATTACCAGCAGTGTCCGCTGCTTTATCGTTTGCGTTCGATTGATCGTCTTCCGGAGCCGAAGACGGTGCCGCAGGTGAAGGGCAATCTGGTGCATGCGGTGTTGGAGGAGATGCATGAGAGGCCTCGGACGGAGCGGGAGTATCCCGGTGCGGTGAAGCGTCTGAAGCCGTTGTGGGAGCAGATGTGTGCCAAGGATGGGGAGTTGTTGGAGTTGGTTCCGGAGGCGGAGCTCCATGATTTCCTGGTGGATTGTCGTTCCTTGTTGCGGGGTTATTTTCAGATGGAGAATCCGCAGGGTTTTGATGCCCACAAGGTGGAGATGTATGTGGATACGGTGTTGCCGAATGGGGTGCCGGTGCGTGGTTTCATTGACCGGGTGGATATCGCTCCCACTGGTGAGGTGCGGGTGGTGGATTATAAGACGGGTAAGAAGCCGTTGCCGCGTTATAGTCATTCGGCGACTTTTCAGATGAAGTTTTATGCGCTGGTGTACTGGCGGTTGTTTGAGACTATTCCGGCGCAGTTGCGGTTGATGTATCTGAAGGTGATGGATTCGATGTTTTTGGCTCCTTCGAGGGAGGAGTTGGAGTATTTCGAGCGGGATCTGGGTGAGCTCTGGGCCAAAATTGAGGGGGATGGCAGGAGTGGTGATTTCCGGCCGAAGACCTCGAAGTTGTGTGACTGGTGTTCTTTCCAGGAGTTGTGTCCTGCTTTTGATGGCACTCCGCCGGAGTATCCGGGGTGGCCGGGTTCGACTGCTGATAAGTAG
- a CDS encoding MarR family winged helix-turn-helix transcriptional regulator → MSDTSDKRDRDSISQHLYDVNSSDPDSKLVDRSHLTPEHIAQIGQIMQSLSRLREAERAVASASEKYMKLSSQDMRALHYLIVANNRQELVTPGMLATHLDISAASTTKLLNRLERGDHIIRNVHPLDRRAFAIEVTPDTKASATDTVGRLHSRRFHAAARLSPEERNVVITFLEDMIREISLDNANWAKEPEDGN, encoded by the coding sequence ATGTCGGACACCAGTGATAAAAGAGATCGGGACTCGATCTCCCAACACCTGTATGACGTCAACTCCAGTGACCCGGACAGCAAGCTGGTGGACCGCTCCCACCTCACCCCGGAACACATCGCCCAGATCGGCCAGATCATGCAGTCCCTGTCCCGGCTCCGGGAAGCCGAACGCGCGGTAGCATCCGCCTCCGAAAAATACATGAAACTCAGCTCCCAGGACATGCGAGCCCTCCACTACCTGATCGTGGCAAATAACCGACAGGAACTGGTGACCCCAGGCATGCTCGCCACCCATCTGGACATCTCAGCCGCCTCAACCACCAAACTGCTCAACCGCCTGGAACGCGGGGACCACATCATCCGCAATGTGCACCCCCTGGACCGCCGCGCCTTCGCCATCGAGGTCACACCCGACACCAAGGCCTCAGCCACCGACACCGTGGGCCGCCTCCACTCACGACGCTTCCATGCCGCAGCCCGCCTCAGCCCCGAGGAAAGAAACGTGGTCATCACCTTCCTCGAAGACATGATCCGCGAAATATCCCTCGACAACGCCAACTGGGCAAAAGAACCAGAAGACGGGAACTAA